A window of Solidesulfovibrio sp. contains these coding sequences:
- a CDS encoding thiamine phosphate synthase produces the protein MGSKSSPSWPGADRDDTLVLGGRRLTGRLFCGTGKFASHAVMAQAIEASGAQVVTMAVRRVDPGAGQENILAHIPADCLLIRVIQYREKEKKRGAMDAACLAIGDMTRQAGATFLVNDHVDLPGRDNQDSPGHGNRRGTGFKARILALRAIMNR, from the coding sequence ATCGGATCGAAATCATCCCCTTCGTGGCCGGGGGCGGATAGGGACGATACACTTGTCCTCGGAGGGCGAAGACTGACGGGCCGCCTGTTTTGCGGCACAGGCAAGTTCGCCTCCCACGCGGTCATGGCCCAGGCCATCGAGGCGAGCGGGGCGCAGGTGGTTACCATGGCGGTGCGCCGGGTCGATCCCGGGGCCGGCCAAGAGAACATCCTGGCCCACATCCCGGCCGACTGTCTGCTCATCCGAGTCATCCAGTACCGGGAAAAGGAAAAAAAGAGGGGCGCCATGGATGCCGCGTGCCTGGCCATCGGCGACATGACCCGGCAAGCCGGCGCCACCTTCCTCGTCAATGATCATGTGGATCTGCCAGGCCGGGACAACCAGGATAGCCCTGGTCACGGAAATCGTCGGGGTACCGGATTCAAGGCACGGATTCTGGCGCTCCGGGCAATCATGAACAGATGA
- a CDS encoding TIM barrel protein, translated as MMRKMQLGMHTYTLHLWGFGQTWFSQSHEKVFGLMELMDKAREWGLDGLHITPRDLEHLDDPWLEKIAQGAKERGLYLELNFARDCECDAMINIPLKQAAYISHKIGADIAKYSMDIRRKPPLYGSSMQATVMRQLADIHDDILEALPEFEKYGVSLAVENHTETFADEVLWLVNAIDHPLVKTCVDTVNSMGVLEGPEIAIAKLAPLAICCHFCDHKWDRDSYGARFHGMALGEGDMNCPKMLDQLRRDAPLLHRINFEIEYDQGDDSLEVAREKQMDACIRSITYCRDVLQIGREDERIA; from the coding sequence ATGATGCGGAAGATGCAGCTTGGAATGCATACCTACACGTTGCACCTTTGGGGATTTGGGCAAACGTGGTTTTCGCAAAGCCATGAGAAAGTTTTCGGTTTGATGGAGCTCATGGACAAAGCTCGTGAATGGGGACTGGACGGCCTGCATATCACCCCGCGTGATCTGGAACACCTGGATGATCCATGGTTGGAGAAGATCGCACAGGGGGCCAAGGAACGCGGGCTGTATCTTGAACTGAATTTTGCCAGGGACTGCGAATGCGACGCCATGATCAACATTCCCCTGAAGCAGGCCGCCTACATCAGTCACAAGATCGGCGCAGACATTGCAAAGTACAGCATGGACATCCGGCGCAAGCCTCCCCTGTATGGTAGTTCCATGCAGGCTACGGTCATGCGCCAGTTGGCCGATATCCATGACGACATCCTTGAAGCGCTGCCCGAGTTTGAAAAGTACGGCGTCAGCCTGGCTGTGGAAAATCACACGGAAACATTTGCCGACGAAGTGCTCTGGCTGGTCAATGCGATTGATCATCCGCTGGTCAAAACATGCGTCGATACCGTGAACTCCATGGGCGTTCTCGAAGGCCCGGAAATCGCCATCGCCAAATTGGCTCCCCTGGCCATCTGCTGCCACTTCTGCGATCACAAATGGGATAGGGATTCCTACGGCGCGCGTTTTCACGGCATGGCCTTGGGCGAAGGCGACATGAATTGCCCGAAGATGCTGGACCAGTTGCGCCGTGATGCCCCCTTGCTGCATCGCATTAACTTTGAAATCGAATACGACCAGGGCGATGATTCCCTTGAGGTCGCCCGGGAGAAGCAAATGGACGCTTGCATCCGCAGTATCACGTACTGCCGTGACGTACTGCAAATAGGTCGTGAGGATGAGCGGATCGCCTAA
- a CDS encoding IclR family transcriptional regulator, whose product MAGKTQYYTIQSIVKVFEVIETMAMQSQWELASLSRQTNLPKTTVHRILLTLEEMGYVAQEKERGHYVLTLKIANLGNRIVNNIDLIAIARPYCEELRDTLDETVNLCTLSGTEMLVMDRQRSKQLLRQDSIVGSSFSCFYSASGKAYVAFLEEDEISKVLDKIVIEAKGKITGNDVRRFRKELAEAHKTCIAYDHEEVFSGVRCVASPVFDRHRKVIATIGISAPSVRLQDEMLQKVAASVRSTAEQISKRLGSPFYPGTRE is encoded by the coding sequence ATGGCAGGCAAAACACAATATTATACGATTCAATCAATAGTAAAGGTCTTTGAAGTCATTGAGACGATGGCCATGCAATCCCAATGGGAATTGGCTTCCTTGAGCAGACAAACGAATCTTCCGAAAACAACGGTACATCGAATATTATTGACGCTGGAAGAGATGGGGTATGTCGCCCAGGAAAAAGAGCGGGGCCACTATGTGTTGACCTTGAAAATAGCCAATCTTGGGAACAGGATAGTAAACAACATCGATTTGATCGCGATAGCAAGGCCGTATTGCGAAGAGCTCCGTGACACGCTCGACGAAACTGTCAATTTGTGCACATTGTCGGGAACCGAAATGCTGGTCATGGACCGGCAGCGATCAAAGCAATTATTGCGTCAGGACTCGATAGTCGGCAGTTCGTTTTCGTGTTTTTATTCCGCTTCGGGCAAAGCGTACGTGGCTTTCCTTGAAGAAGACGAGATTTCGAAAGTTTTAGACAAAATCGTCATCGAGGCCAAAGGGAAAATAACGGGCAACGACGTGCGTCGATTTCGGAAGGAATTGGCAGAAGCGCACAAGACATGCATCGCATACGATCATGAGGAGGTGTTTAGCGGGGTGCGGTGTGTTGCTTCTCCTGTTTTCGATCGTCACAGAAAGGTTATTGCAACGATTGGAATATCGGCTCCCTCTGTGCGATTGCAAGATGAAATGCTCCAGAAAGTGGCTGCCTCTGTGCGTAGCACCGCGGAGCAAATCTCAAAAAGGCTCGGATCCCCCTTTTATCCCGGCACGAGGGAATAG
- the kdpF gene encoding K(+)-transporting ATPase subunit F codes for MEIGSAVLAVALFVYLVLALLKPEMFE; via the coding sequence ATGGAAATCGGCAGCGCCGTCTTGGCCGTGGCTCTTTTCGTTTACCTCGTTTTGGCCTTGCTTAAACCGGAGATGTTCGAATGA
- the thiS gene encoding sulfur carrier protein ThiS, whose amino-acid sequence MESGTILASYLEKAGLPKSGLVVEQNGTILPPAAWASTVLAQADRIEIIPFVAGGG is encoded by the coding sequence ATTGAATCCGGTACAATACTTGCGTCTTATCTTGAGAAAGCCGGGCTTCCGAAATCGGGGCTGGTCGTGGAACAAAACGGCACCATCCTCCCTCCGGCGGCCTGGGCCAGCACCGTACTGGCCCAGGCCGATCGGATCGAAATCATCCCCTTCGTGGCCGGGGGCGGATAG